Genomic DNA from Microbaculum marinisediminis:
CGCTGGACTGCCGCTTACCGTATGTCCTGTCGACCGTGGCACCGGACCGGGACGCCTTTGCACGTCCCGGTCCGATACGCGAACCAAAAGATGGGGCAACGTGCCGCATCCTTCCGGATTCGCAACGATCTAGAAATCCGCGCCTTCCAGCTTGGCGATCAGCGCGTTGCGGTCTTCTACCGATTTGATCCGCACCGTCAGTGCCGTGCTTTTCGACGGCACCTGCGGCGGCAACGAAAACGCGACATCAGGCAGGGCCTCGGCCGCCCACTGTTTGAAGCGGGGCAGCTTGTTCGGGCCGCGGAGAGGAAAGGTGTGGCTGTATCTGAAGCTCATTGCTGGCTCCTTTCTGCAAATGCAGGGAACCGCCCGCGCACACCCGTGCGCGGCGCCGGTTCTCCAGTTCTCGATTTCGGGGTGACGGTCTGTCCTGGTGCCGCTCTTGCCATCGCAGGTAGCGACACCAGGCTGTCAGCCGATTTTCGGGTTGCCTTTGAGAAGAGCAGATGTCGCGGCGCGGACGCGCAGCATGCCCGATGTTTCGACGTCACTGTCCATCGGGACACCGTTCCGTCTGCACCATTGTGTCCGGCCGCCCCTTGCCGCGGGACCGGACGAAATCGGCAAGCTCGGCATCGTCGAGCCGGTCGGCGGCCTCCTCCACGGAGAACCAGCGACGCTGCCTCTGCTCCTGCTCCCGCCAGGTGCTCAGCGTGCCGTGCACCCTCATGCCGAACACGGTGACGCGGCACGGCTCGACCGAGCCGTCGTCCAGGGTTTTCATATAGAGATAGTCGGTCAGCGGGCCGGGATGGATGTCGCCGATCACCCCGGCCTCCTCGAACGCCTCGCGCGAGGCGGCAATGACCGGCGGCTGATCCTCGATCGGCCATCCCTTGGGTATGATCCAGCGCCCTCGCCTGCGCGAGGTGATCAGCAGGATCCGCATCTTCCCGTCGCGCCGCGTGCGCCAGGGCAGCACACCGAACTGCTGCAACGCGGCGCCATCGGTATCGGAATCCGACGGACCGACCCATGTCTCGACAGTCATTGCAGGCCTCCCTCGCCAAGCGACGAACCGGACGCCGGCGGAGACTCCCGCTTGGTATCGGTGCGCGGAGTCGCGAGTTGCGTCGGAACGGCTTTGAGGGTCTTGCACCACGGGCAGCGGTTGGCCGCGAGTGGAAGCTGCCTGTTGCAGGCGGGACAGAATGGACGGGATCGGGAAAGGGCCATGAATTCGCTCCGACGCGACGACGCGTGAGCGTCGCAGAAATGAACCGCGGTTCTTGAAGATTGGTCCCCGGAGCGGAGGAAGTATTGCGGCGTTATGGGTTCACGGGACGCCCGCTCCGGGTTGCAGAGCGTGGTTGATCCGTGAGCCTCGATGTCCTGACGAGCGTTCTCATGCACATGCTGTCCATCTAGGCATCGATTGTGGCGAATTGAAGGGCCAGCTCTGTCCCGCCGCCTTATTTCCCACTTTATTTCAGTGCGTTACGCGGGTCGCCCGCTATTGCCCGGCGCCAGCGCACGAGAGCGAGGCC
This window encodes:
- a CDS encoding NUDIX hydrolase, whose protein sequence is MTVETWVGPSDSDTDGAALQQFGVLPWRTRRDGKMRILLITSRRRGRWIIPKGWPIEDQPPVIAASREAFEEAGVIGDIHPGPLTDYLYMKTLDDGSVEPCRVTVFGMRVHGTLSTWREQEQRQRRWFSVEEAADRLDDAELADFVRSRGKGRPDTMVQTERCPDGQ